The Nodosilinea sp. PGN35 DNA segment TCACGTCGCCCCGAAAGCGAAAATTTACCACCGCATCCTTGACCTCGTGCAGGGTCACCCCCAGGGCCTGGATGCGCCAGCAGTAATCGATGTCTTGCAGGGCCAAAAACTGTCCGTCAAACCCGCCCACCGCCTCGTGGTGCACCCGCTTAACCGCCAGATTGCTGGCCGAGCCAAAGGGCCGAAACGGGTGGTAGAGCAGCCCCGTGCCCTCAATACTGGTCAGCGCCTCGGCAAATTCATTGCGATCGTTGAGCTGGGCCATCTCGCGGCGGCCGCAGACCAGGTCGTGCTTTTCCAGGGCGACGGCCATAGCCGCCACCCAGCCGGGGGCCACCGCGTCATCGGCGTCACAGAACAAGAACGCGTCGCCCTGGGCCTGGGCACAGGCCGTATTGCGGGCGTGGGCGGCCCCCCGCATCGCAGAGGCATCCACCACCTTGAGGTGGGACAAGGTTTGCTGATAGCGCCGCACAACCTCTAGGGTGCCGTCGGTAGAACCGTTGTCGCCAACTACAATCTCCCATGGGCCTGAATAGGTCTGCTGGGCCAGGGCGTCGAGCTGAGCCGAGATTGTGGTCTCGGCGTTGTAGGCCGGAATAATAACGCTTAGCATAGAGCTTAAAAAAAATTTAAGTGTGGCTGCGAACCCAGCCCTGCTCGCCCCTGCACCGTCCCCCTGAACTGTTGCACCGTTGCTGAGGGATATCTCGGGCAGAGACAGAGACGCCGAAATTTCCGCAGTAGTTCCTAGCAGTCTAGGCAGATCTCCCCAGAATAACAAGCTGTCGCGGTTGTCAGCCCAGGGGCTTACCGTAGGCCACCGCGACGGTTGCCTTTACCTCCCAGGGCAGTGTCGTTCTGGGGCTGCCCTGGGGTAGCAAACGGGTTCATTCACCTGTCCTCGGGCGCTAGGGCGGTTTCTGAGCGCTCTAGCACCGGGCTGAACTCAACCGGCTCTGAGGCGACCTCGATCGCATCGCCCCCCGCCCGATCCAGCACGTCAATAATCCAGGCTTCCTCGATCCAGGTTTTACAGACCACCGCCAGGGGCAGCGCCAGCACCAGACCCACCGGCCCCAAAAATGTAGCAAAAAAGATCTGCGACACGAGGGTGGCGGCGGGCAGCAGCGACACCTGTTTCTGCATCACCATGGGCGAAAACCAGTAGCTCTCGACATTTTGAATCAGCACGTAGAGCACAATCACCGCCAGGGCCGTGCCCGGCG contains these protein-coding regions:
- a CDS encoding glycosyltransferase family 2 protein; translated protein: MLSVIIPAYNAETTISAQLDALAQQTYSGPWEIVVGDNGSTDGTLEVVRRYQQTLSHLKVVDASAMRGAAHARNTACAQAQGDAFLFCDADDAVAPGWVAAMAVALEKHDLVCGRREMAQLNDRNEFAEALTSIEGTGLLYHPFRPFGSASNLAVKRVHHEAVGGFDGQFLALQDIDYCWRIQALGVTLHEVKDAVVNFRFRGDVRASFRRNKKFGYYSARLYRKHWANGFPKGMLFKCFLALPLVPVKLVVRVRDRPTLFLWFLNLGWALGYWHAWIDMAKEAVVARLSSGKADSELSVS